Proteins found in one Helicobacter sp. NHP19-003 genomic segment:
- a CDS encoding fumarate reductase flavoprotein subunit — MKVVYCDALVVGGGLAGLRASIACRQVGLDVIVLSLVPVRRSHSAAAQGGMQASLGNAKMSEGDNEDLHFLDTVKGSDWGCDQQVARMFVTTAPKAIRELANWGVPWTRIKKGDRPAVINGEHVTITEREDRHGYILSRDFGGTKKWRTCFTADATGHTMLYAVANEALHHKVKIEDRKEMIALIHHGGKCYGAVVRDLITGEIVGYVSKGTLLATGGYGRVYKHTTNAVICDGVGIATALETGVAKLGNMEAVQFHPTALVPSGILMTEGCRGDGGILRDKFGRRFMPAYEPEKKELASRDVVSRRILEHIKRGYGANSPYGDHVWLDIAILGRAHVEKNLRDVHEIAETFAGVDAADDSLETEENLKGMPTDEPDFGPGAPKQKGWVPIKPMQHYSMGGLRTDYKGHSHLKGLFCAGEAACWDLHGFNRLGGNSVSEAVVAGMIIGDYFAAYCKSAELDISTHIVEQFIQKSHEHIQELLHNDGKENVYEIRERMREIMDEKVGVFREGHTLEAAVNELEELYKRSKHIHVKNKKTHNNPELEDAYRTQKMLKIALCIAKGALDRTESRGAHTRLDHPKRDDANWLNRTLASWPDPNQTLPTLEYEPLDIMKMELSPDFRGYGAKGNFIPHPLKEQRDAEIKEITERIQAQGGDRYDLQEALMPFDLQPKYKARNVRLDDQRQGE, encoded by the coding sequence ATGAAAGTAGTTTATTGCGATGCATTGGTTGTGGGCGGGGGGTTGGCCGGACTAAGAGCCAGCATTGCCTGCCGCCAAGTGGGTTTGGATGTGATTGTGCTCTCTTTAGTGCCCGTCAGGCGCAGCCACTCGGCAGCCGCCCAGGGGGGGATGCAAGCCAGCCTTGGCAATGCCAAAATGAGCGAGGGCGACAATGAGGATTTGCACTTTTTAGACACAGTCAAAGGGAGCGACTGGGGGTGCGATCAACAAGTGGCGCGCATGTTTGTTACAACCGCCCCCAAAGCAATTAGAGAGCTTGCCAACTGGGGCGTGCCCTGGACCCGCATTAAAAAGGGCGACAGGCCTGCGGTGATCAATGGCGAGCATGTAACAATCACCGAGAGAGAGGATCGGCATGGCTATATCCTAAGCCGCGACTTTGGGGGGACAAAAAAATGGCGCACTTGCTTTACGGCAGACGCGACAGGGCACACCATGCTTTATGCCGTGGCGAATGAAGCCCTGCACCACAAGGTTAAAATCGAGGATCGCAAAGAGATGATCGCCCTGATCCACCACGGGGGCAAGTGCTATGGAGCGGTGGTGCGCGATTTAATCACCGGCGAGATTGTGGGGTATGTTTCTAAAGGTACACTCTTAGCCACGGGCGGTTATGGGCGGGTGTATAAGCACACCACCAACGCCGTGATTTGCGATGGTGTGGGCATCGCCACCGCTTTAGAAACGGGTGTGGCAAAACTAGGCAACATGGAGGCGGTGCAATTCCACCCCACTGCTTTAGTGCCTAGCGGGATTTTGATGACCGAGGGGTGCAGAGGCGATGGGGGGATTTTAAGGGATAAATTCGGCCGGCGTTTCATGCCCGCTTACGAGCCTGAGAAAAAGGAGCTTGCCAGCCGCGATGTGGTGAGTCGCCGCATTCTAGAGCACATCAAAAGAGGCTATGGGGCAAACTCTCCCTATGGCGACCATGTGTGGCTAGACATCGCAATTTTAGGGCGCGCACATGTGGAGAAAAACCTAAGGGATGTCCATGAAATTGCCGAGACCTTTGCGGGTGTCGATGCCGCCGATGACAGCCTAGAAACAGAGGAGAATTTAAAGGGCATGCCCACAGATGAGCCCGATTTTGGTCCCGGTGCGCCCAAACAAAAAGGTTGGGTCCCCATCAAGCCCATGCAGCACTACTCTATGGGGGGACTACGCACCGATTACAAGGGGCATAGCCACTTAAAAGGTTTGTTCTGTGCGGGTGAGGCGGCTTGTTGGGACTTGCACGGCTTTAACCGCTTGGGGGGTAACTCTGTGAGCGAGGCGGTCGTGGCGGGCATGATCATCGGGGATTATTTCGCCGCGTATTGTAAAAGTGCAGAGCTAGACATCAGCACGCACATTGTGGAGCAGTTCATCCAAAAAAGCCACGAACACATCCAAGAACTCTTACACAACGATGGGAAGGAAAATGTCTATGAAATCCGCGAGCGCATGCGTGAAATCATGGACGAAAAAGTCGGAGTGTTTAGAGAGGGGCACACCTTAGAAGCCGCCGTGAACGAATTAGAAGAGCTTTATAAACGCTCCAAACACATCCATGTGAAAAACAAAAAGACCCACAACAACCCCGAGCTCGAGGACGCTTACCGCACCCAAAAAATGCTCAAAATCGCCCTTTGCATCGCTAAGGGGGCCCTAGATCGCACTGAAAGTCGGGGCGCGCACACTCGCTTAGACCACCCCAAAAGAGATGATGCAAATTGGTTGAACCGTACCCTTGCCTCTTGGCCTGATCCTAACCAAACTCTGCCAACTTTAGAATACGAGCCCCTAGACATCATGAAAATGGAACTTAGCCCCGACTTTAGGGGCTATGGGGCAAAGGGCAACTTCATCCCCCATCCCTTGAAAGAGCAAAGAGACGCTGAGATCAAAGAAATCACAGAACGCATCCAAGCGCAAGGGGGGGATCGCTACGATTTGCAAGAGGCTTTAATGCCCTTTGATTTACAACCCAAATACAAGGCGCGCAATGTCCGCCTAGATGATCAAAGACAAGGAGAATAA
- the flhA gene encoding flagellar biosynthesis protein FlhA: protein MARNKQKSILKRTFPFLRQLTQSKDLTVVAFVIAILAIIIVPLPPFLLDFLLTISIALSVLIILIGLYITKPTDFSAFPTLLLIVTLYRLALNVATTRMILTQGYKGPSAVSDIISAFGEFTVSGNYVIGTIIFSILVLVNLLVVTNGSTRVTEVRARFALDAMPGKQMAIDADLNSGLIDNEEAKKRRAALSQEADFYGAMDGASKFVKGDAIASIIITLINIIGGFLVGVFQRDMTMAYSASTFTVLTIGDGLVSQIPALIIATATGIVATRTTQHEEENFASKLITQLTDKSKTLIIVGFILLLFASVPGLPTFSLAFVGSLFLFIAWLISREGKDNLFSKFEAWLSKKTGIDLSHKAAAPTDQAPTARPQKSAEEIKKEEEQAINEVLKIEFLELALGYQLISLADVKQGGDLLERIRGIRKKIASDYGFLMPQIRIRDNLQLPPTHYEIKLKGIAIGDGSVMPERFLAMNTGFAGKEIEGIPTKEPAFGMDALWIEPKDKEEAIIQGYTIIDPSTVIATHTSELVKNYAEEFITKDEVKSLLERLGNDYPAIVEEAKKIPTGVIRSVLQELLHEKIPIKDMLTILETITDIAPSVQNDITILTEQVRARLSRVITNIFKSEDGTLKLLTLGTATEQYLLNKLKDQASGKFLLLNATEMQQLIEHVSAESMKILQRGIAPVILIVDPELRRPLSTKMEQFKIDIVVLSHAELDTNAKYEVLGTININF from the coding sequence GTGGCGCGCAACAAGCAAAAGAGCATTTTAAAACGGACTTTCCCCTTTTTAAGACAACTCACCCAGTCCAAGGACTTGACCGTTGTCGCCTTTGTGATCGCCATTTTGGCGATCATCATCGTACCCCTGCCCCCCTTTTTGCTCGACTTCTTGCTGACGATCTCCATTGCCTTGTCAGTGTTGATCATCTTAATCGGGCTTTACATCACCAAGCCCACAGACTTTAGCGCCTTCCCCACCTTGCTTTTGATCGTAACACTTTACCGCCTTGCACTCAATGTCGCCACGACCCGCATGATTTTAACGCAAGGCTACAAGGGTCCCAGTGCCGTGAGCGACATCATCAGTGCTTTTGGGGAATTTACCGTGAGCGGCAACTATGTGATCGGGACGATCATTTTTAGCATTTTGGTTTTGGTGAATTTATTGGTCGTTACCAATGGCTCCACCCGCGTTACTGAAGTGCGTGCGCGCTTTGCTTTGGATGCGATGCCCGGTAAGCAAATGGCGATCGATGCGGATTTAAACTCGGGGCTGATTGACAATGAAGAGGCCAAAAAAAGGCGGGCGGCTTTGAGCCAAGAGGCGGATTTTTACGGCGCGATGGACGGGGCGAGCAAGTTTGTCAAGGGCGATGCGATCGCTTCCATCATCATCACCTTAATCAACATCATCGGAGGTTTTTTGGTCGGGGTGTTCCAAAGGGACATGACGATGGCTTACAGCGCCTCGACTTTCACGGTTTTAACCATCGGCGATGGGTTAGTGAGCCAAATCCCCGCTTTGATCATCGCCACGGCTACGGGCATTGTCGCCACCCGCACCACCCAGCACGAGGAAGAAAACTTCGCCAGCAAGCTCATCACCCAGCTCACTGACAAGAGCAAAACCTTAATCATTGTGGGCTTTATTCTCTTGCTCTTTGCCAGCGTGCCGGGGCTTCCCACCTTTTCGCTCGCCTTTGTGGGGAGTTTGTTTTTATTCATTGCGTGGCTCATTTCAAGGGAGGGTAAGGACAATTTATTTTCCAAATTTGAGGCGTGGCTGAGTAAAAAAACAGGCATTGACTTGAGCCACAAAGCCGCCGCCCCCACCGACCAAGCCCCCACTGCCCGCCCCCAAAAGAGTGCTGAAGAAATCAAAAAAGAGGAAGAGCAAGCCATCAATGAAGTGCTGAAAATCGAGTTTTTAGAGCTCGCTTTAGGCTACCAGCTCATCTCTCTAGCCGATGTCAAACAGGGGGGGGATTTGCTCGAGCGCATCCGCGGAATTAGAAAGAAAATTGCCAGCGATTACGGCTTTTTAATGCCCCAAATCCGTATCCGCGACAATTTGCAACTCCCCCCCACGCATTATGAAATCAAGCTCAAGGGGATCGCCATCGGGGATGGGAGCGTGATGCCTGAACGCTTTTTAGCCATGAACACGGGGTTTGCGGGTAAAGAGATCGAGGGCATCCCCACTAAAGAACCCGCCTTTGGCATGGACGCACTGTGGATCGAGCCTAAGGACAAAGAGGAGGCGATCATCCAAGGCTATACGATCATCGACCCCTCCACCGTGATCGCCACGCACACCAGCGAATTGGTCAAAAACTACGCCGAAGAGTTTATCACCAAAGATGAGGTGAAATCTCTCTTAGAGCGGCTAGGCAACGACTACCCCGCCATTGTAGAAGAGGCTAAGAAAATCCCCACAGGGGTGATCCGCTCTGTTTTGCAAGAGCTCTTGCATGAGAAAATCCCCATTAAGGACATGCTCACCATCTTAGAAACCATCACCGACATCGCGCCTAGCGTGCAAAACGACATCACCATTTTAACCGAACAGGTGCGCGCAAGGCTCTCTAGGGTCATCACCAATATTTTTAAATCTGAGGATGGGACTTTAAAATTACTCACGCTAGGCACGGCCACCGAGCAGTACTTGCTCAATAAGCTCAAGGATCAAGCCTCGGGTAAATTCTTGCTTTTAAACGCTACAGAAATGCAACAACTCATCGAGCATGTGTCCGCCGAGTCGATGAAAATCTTGCAACGAGGGATCGCCCCCGTGATTTTGATTGTCGATCCCGAACTGCGCCGCCCTCTCTCCACGAAAATGGAGCAGTTTAAAATCGACATTGTGGTTTTAAGCCACGCCGAGCTAGACACGAACGCTAAATACGAAGTGCTCGGCACCATCAACATCAATTTTTAA
- a CDS encoding O-antigen ligase family protein, with the protein MDRHKVATLFFTLFFIFSFKKPIPQILMVALALGALLYYKACKPPLRLGPFKWLIASMLTMFLVVLPNLFVGGDLEAWHYNLRSLNMPLVYVLGVVALICLSSIQIRLHTKILFYSMAFACFFNGGFALVQKVFLGMGRVVGLSTVVGFVTLTSMALFGCFIYAIYTHNSKERWLFSAAMVVGFLVVLFSATRSASIAFAITFIALCVFLRRTKQWRYMGLMALCFGGLFFLNQVLEQHALLHTARTQDENFSHDLQLYTQKNPKSSIGLRLARWQEALAIAKLSPLIGMSLSTKCRRLDQILALSHSYRKADQIDCAEKYDNEFFNTLAHRGILGLVALAWFICVLWCFFAKRKDTIGVFMLSMLVFYVSLGIGFDPFDFFIEGSFFVGMVVMAAMAERLPAELLKSEWATTHN; encoded by the coding sequence TTGGATCGCCACAAGGTGGCGACCCTTTTTTTCACTCTCTTCTTTATCTTTTCGTTTAAAAAACCCATCCCCCAAATTCTCATGGTGGCGTTGGCACTAGGGGCTTTGCTCTACTACAAAGCCTGCAAACCCCCGCTGCGGCTAGGACCCTTTAAATGGCTCATCGCCTCCATGCTCACGATGTTTCTAGTGGTGTTGCCAAATTTATTTGTGGGCGGGGATTTAGAAGCATGGCATTACAATTTACGCTCTTTAAACATGCCCTTAGTCTATGTGCTGGGCGTGGTTGCGCTCATTTGTCTTAGCAGCATACAAATACGCCTCCACACAAAAATCTTGTTTTACAGCATGGCTTTTGCCTGTTTTTTCAATGGAGGGTTTGCCCTCGTGCAAAAGGTCTTTTTGGGCATGGGGCGGGTGGTGGGCCTTAGCACGGTTGTGGGCTTTGTTACGCTCACTTCTATGGCGCTCTTTGGCTGTTTTATCTACGCCATCTATACCCACAACTCTAAAGAAAGGTGGCTTTTTAGCGCAGCGATGGTGGTGGGTTTTTTAGTGGTGCTTTTTAGCGCCACCAGAAGCGCCTCCATCGCTTTTGCCATCACTTTTATAGCTCTATGTGTGTTCTTAAGGCGCACCAAACAATGGCGCTATATGGGGCTGATGGCGCTGTGCTTTGGGGGCCTGTTTTTCTTAAACCAAGTCCTAGAGCAGCATGCCCTCTTGCACACTGCAAGGACGCAAGATGAAAATTTTAGCCACGACCTACAGCTTTACACGCAAAAAAACCCCAAATCCAGCATCGGCCTGCGCCTTGCTCGCTGGCAAGAAGCCCTAGCCATCGCCAAGCTTTCACCCCTCATTGGCATGAGCCTTAGCACGAAATGCAGGCGACTAGATCAAATTTTAGCCCTGTCGCACTCCTACCGCAAAGCCGACCAAATCGATTGTGCCGAGAAATACGACAATGAATTTTTCAACACTTTAGCGCATCGGGGGATTTTGGGGCTAGTGGCTTTGGCGTGGTTTATATGCGTGCTGTGGTGCTTTTTTGCCAAACGAAAGGACACCATCGGAGTGTTCATGCTCTCTATGCTGGTCTTTTATGTGAGTCTTGGAATTGGTTTTGATCCCTTTGATTTTTTCATTGAGGGGAGCTTTTTTGTGGGGATGGTGGTGATGGCAGCAATGGCAGAGCGACTGCCCGCAGAGTTGCTAAAGAGCGAATGGGCAACAACCCACAACTAG
- the rpsO gene encoding 30S ribosomal protein S15 has translation MALSTEKKQEIIKRFARQDNDTGSCEVQIALLSQRIADLTAHLKNNPKDHSSRLGLLKLVGHRKNLLKYLKDTKHDRYVELINTLGIKNR, from the coding sequence ATGGCTTTAAGTACGGAGAAGAAGCAAGAGATCATCAAGCGCTTCGCCAGACAAGACAACGACACGGGTTCATGTGAGGTGCAAATTGCCCTCCTGAGCCAAAGGATTGCGGATTTAACCGCCCATTTAAAAAACAACCCCAAGGACCACTCAAGCCGTCTAGGGCTTTTAAAACTTGTGGGGCACCGCAAAAACCTGCTCAAATACCTCAAAGACACTAAGCACGACCGCTATGTAGAGCTCATCAACACACTAGGCATCAAGAATCGTTAA
- a CDS encoding fumarate reductase iron-sulfur subunit, whose amino-acid sequence MGRQITIRALKFDPQSAVSKPHFKDYQLEEIPSMTLFIALGMIREQLDPDLSFDFVCRAGICGSCAMMINGRPRLACKTLTSSFSENVITLMPMPSFPLIKDLSVNTGEWFAGMNARVESWAHHKKEVDITKPEERVDPDEAQSVFELDRCIECGCCIAACGTKLMRENFIGAAGMNRAMRFLIDSHDERSDDDFYELVGDDDGVFGCMSLIGCHDTCPKQIPLQGTLAQLRNKMVKVGKAR is encoded by the coding sequence ATGGGACGGCAGATCACCATCCGCGCCTTAAAATTTGACCCCCAAAGCGCGGTTTCTAAACCCCACTTTAAAGATTACCAACTAGAGGAGATTCCCTCAATGACTCTTTTCATCGCTTTGGGGATGATTAGAGAACAGCTAGACCCGGATTTGAGCTTTGACTTTGTGTGTCGGGCGGGCATTTGTGGCAGCTGTGCGATGATGATCAATGGGCGGCCACGCCTTGCGTGCAAAACCCTCACTTCTAGCTTTAGCGAAAATGTCATCACGCTCATGCCCATGCCCTCTTTCCCTTTGATCAAGGATTTGAGCGTGAATACGGGCGAGTGGTTTGCTGGCATGAATGCAAGAGTGGAAAGTTGGGCGCACCACAAAAAGGAAGTGGACATCACTAAGCCTGAAGAGCGCGTTGATCCAGACGAAGCCCAGAGCGTTTTTGAACTCGATCGTTGCATTGAATGCGGGTGTTGCATCGCGGCTTGCGGTACGAAACTAATGCGGGAAAACTTCATCGGGGCAGCGGGGATGAACCGCGCCATGCGCTTTTTGATCGACTCACACGATGAGCGCAGCGATGACGACTTCTACGAATTGGTCGGCGATGACGATGGGGTTTTTGGGTGCATGAGTCTCATTGGTTGCCACGACACCTGCCCCAAACAAATCCCCCTGCAAGGCACTTTAGCCCAGCTGCGCAATAAAATGGTGAAAGTGGGCAAAGCCCGCTAA
- the ytpR gene encoding YtpR family tRNA-binding protein — protein sequence MLLHTAHLAYFLDTAGLSIPTLCADLSRIGLEVEEQHPFNLPEKVVVAKVLSKEKHPNAEKLSVCQVDDGTEVLQIVCGAKNVEAGQFVALALEGAHLPACDLTIKPSTLRGVESFGMLCSALELGLPKLEEGILVLDESINADKPLKLGTPLRELAFFAGTLLDIGLTPNRGDCASVLGVAREISALYGLPLKTPSTPVPNKKPPLELKQSQEHLALAYAHFSAPSLHLPLEMRLSLASQNTLSPSPLDNLLAYVTHLSGVILHAYPDTPLEIKEDKLGFVKAYSQGVELSNIAFNPPKSTGLNALLEASFLDPTYTATRLSTHAPEHTPALTQRTTRGSEVQVLLGLRLLQEVLPTLNAPALEIESFYSGLGARCIEFHLTDITNLLGLELGADQVKDILESLGFSVQVQGEHFSVQVPLFRHDIAQIADIAEEVLRFVGIENIPSVLLELNEQTSHNPHYTRYCFEHTLATKALSLGFKEVVHYLFAKKEHLEQLGYPTLKDPLDLQNPINSDLNTLRTSLIPGLLQAVAHNKNLGFKSVALFELGSVYNADRLESQQWAFVASGLKSPPHYPHPKGVVWDFYSFATALSQIVGSFNLQAISPTEQEAQPYLSTTYHPYASAWLIVGGQKVGVIGAINPILVQERDLLEGFIAEIQGNALSPKPYKAKGFSKLPTSFRDLTLILDKDCHFSTLQEVLMQANIPHLQEVIALDLYAENANQNALSVRLKIQSNTALTDHELQEVVQQALGVLETRLEAKLK from the coding sequence ATGCTGCTACACACCGCCCATTTGGCGTATTTTTTAGACACCGCTGGCTTGTCCATCCCCACCCTTTGCGCGGACTTAAGCCGCATCGGTTTAGAAGTGGAAGAGCAACACCCCTTTAATTTGCCTGAAAAAGTCGTGGTGGCAAAAGTGCTCTCTAAAGAGAAACACCCCAACGCTGAAAAGTTGAGCGTGTGTCAAGTGGATGATGGCACAGAGGTTTTACAAATTGTGTGTGGGGCGAAAAATGTAGAGGCAGGGCAGTTTGTAGCTCTAGCCCTAGAGGGGGCGCATTTGCCCGCTTGTGATCTTACCATCAAGCCCAGCACACTAAGGGGCGTGGAAAGTTTTGGCATGCTCTGCTCTGCACTTGAGCTGGGGCTGCCTAAATTAGAAGAGGGGATTTTGGTGCTAGATGAGAGCATCAATGCGGACAAGCCCTTGAAACTCGGCACACCCTTAAGAGAATTGGCCTTTTTTGCCGGCACGCTTTTAGACATCGGCTTGACCCCTAATCGGGGGGATTGCGCCAGCGTTTTGGGCGTGGCTAGAGAAATCAGTGCGCTTTATGGCTTGCCCCTAAAAACCCCAAGCACGCCAGTTCCCAACAAAAAACCCCCCCTAGAGCTCAAACAAAGCCAAGAACATTTAGCCCTAGCCTATGCCCACTTTAGTGCCCCTAGCCTACACCTACCCCTAGAAATGCGCCTAAGTCTAGCCTCGCAAAACACGCTAAGCCCAAGCCCCCTAGACAATCTCTTAGCCTATGTTACGCACCTTAGTGGGGTCATCTTGCACGCTTACCCCGACACGCCCCTAGAAATCAAAGAGGATAAACTAGGCTTTGTCAAAGCCTACTCTCAAGGTGTGGAGCTTAGCAACATCGCCTTTAACCCTCCCAAAAGCACAGGCTTAAATGCCTTGCTTGAGGCGAGCTTTTTAGACCCCACCTACACCGCCACCCGCTTAAGCACCCACGCCCCCGAGCACACCCCCGCTCTCACGCAACGCACCACAAGGGGGAGCGAAGTGCAAGTCTTGCTAGGCCTTCGTTTGTTGCAAGAAGTGCTGCCAACCCTAAACGCCCCTGCCTTAGAGATTGAGAGCTTTTATAGTGGGCTTGGGGCAAGGTGCATAGAGTTTCATTTAACCGACATCACTAACCTTTTAGGGCTTGAGCTGGGCGCAGACCAAGTTAAAGACATCTTAGAGAGTTTGGGTTTTAGTGTCCAAGTGCAAGGGGAACACTTTAGCGTCCAAGTGCCCCTATTCAGGCACGACATCGCCCAAATTGCCGACATCGCTGAAGAGGTGTTGCGTTTTGTGGGGATTGAAAACATCCCCTCTGTCTTGCTTGAGCTAAACGAGCAGACCAGCCACAACCCTCATTACACCCGCTACTGCTTTGAGCACACACTCGCCACTAAAGCCCTAAGCCTAGGCTTTAAAGAAGTGGTGCATTATCTCTTTGCTAAAAAAGAACATTTAGAACAACTGGGCTACCCCACCCTAAAAGACCCCCTAGACCTGCAAAACCCCATCAACAGCGACCTTAACACCCTACGCACCTCCTTAATCCCCGGGTTGTTGCAGGCGGTGGCGCATAATAAAAACTTGGGCTTTAAAAGCGTGGCGTTGTTTGAGCTGGGCAGCGTTTATAATGCCGATAGACTTGAGAGCCAACAATGGGCTTTTGTTGCCAGCGGGCTTAAAAGCCCACCCCACTACCCCCACCCAAAAGGCGTTGTATGGGATTTTTACAGCTTTGCCACCGCCCTTAGCCAAATTGTAGGCAGTTTTAACTTACAAGCCATAAGCCCCACAGAACAAGAGGCCCAACCCTATTTGAGCACCACCTACCACCCCTATGCCAGTGCGTGGCTTATTGTGGGGGGGCAGAAAGTGGGGGTCATCGGGGCGATCAACCCTATTTTGGTGCAAGAGAGGGATTTATTAGAGGGCTTCATCGCCGAAATACAGGGCAACGCACTAAGTCCCAAGCCCTACAAGGCCAAAGGATTTTCAAAGCTCCCCACCAGCTTTAGGGATTTGACTTTGATTTTGGACAAAGATTGCCACTTTAGCACCTTGCAAGAGGTTTTGATGCAGGCAAACATCCCCCACTTGCAAGAGGTCATAGCCCTTGACCTTTATGCCGAAAACGCCAACCAAAATGCCCTGAGCGTGCGCCTCAAAATCCAGTCTAACACCGCCCTAACCGACCACGAACTGCAAGAAGTGGTGCAACAGGCGTTGGGCGTGCTTGAAACACGCTTAGAGGCTAAACTCAAATGA
- a CDS encoding DHH family phosphoesterase: MQVFHLSHIDLDGYGCQFISRHFFKDIKFYNANYGREVSARLHEILDDIHKTLEPKRKILILVTDLNLTLNEAQFLQEQSDALRLQGLEVQVLLLDHHATGQDAAKIYHWYHLDTERSASKITFETLQKLHTPLKSLESLAPMVEMIDSIDIWQEGGFGFEFGKVCMRMISSTHELNRFMFDEEHRAYKFALLEKVPDYLHQERGEVAFDNDLFRLKKIALGGNPDLETMDNIASNAQVALLAKKKEECTLECEGKRGFLSYSMGGISVLANLFLEQNPEFDFYMDVSPKGSVSLRSNGKCDVSNLSKQYFNGGGHKNASGGKIEGFKESFSYYDIKEQLEKVFHKEKAADYSFFGNRFEF, translated from the coding sequence ATGCAAGTTTTCCACTTATCCCATATTGATTTAGACGGCTATGGATGTCAATTCATCAGCCGCCATTTTTTCAAAGACATCAAGTTTTACAACGCCAATTATGGGCGGGAGGTGAGCGCAAGGCTGCACGAAATTTTAGACGACATCCACAAAACCTTAGAGCCTAAACGCAAGATTTTAATCCTCGTTACAGATTTGAATTTAACCCTCAATGAGGCGCAGTTTTTGCAAGAACAAAGCGATGCCTTGCGTTTGCAAGGGCTTGAGGTGCAGGTGTTGCTCTTAGATCACCACGCCACAGGCCAAGACGCGGCTAAAATCTACCATTGGTACCACCTAGACACCGAGCGCAGTGCCTCTAAGATCACCTTTGAGACTTTGCAAAAACTCCACACGCCTTTAAAAAGCCTAGAAAGTTTAGCTCCAATGGTGGAGATGATCGATTCTATAGACATTTGGCAAGAGGGGGGCTTTGGCTTTGAGTTTGGTAAGGTGTGTATGCGCATGATCTCTAGCACCCACGAGCTCAACCGCTTCATGTTTGATGAGGAGCACAGGGCGTATAAATTCGCCCTTTTAGAAAAAGTACCCGACTACCTGCACCAAGAGAGGGGCGAGGTCGCCTTTGACAACGATTTATTCAGGCTCAAAAAAATCGCTTTGGGGGGCAACCCGGATTTAGAAACGATGGACAACATCGCCTCCAACGCCCAAGTCGCCCTACTTGCAAAGAAAAAAGAGGAGTGCACTCTAGAGTGTGAGGGCAAGAGAGGGTTTTTAAGTTACAGCATGGGGGGCATTAGCGTGTTGGCTAATTTGTTCTTAGAGCAAAACCCTGAATTTGACTTTTATATGGATGTGAGTCCCAAGGGGTCTGTGAGCTTGCGATCTAATGGAAAGTGTGATGTGAGTAACTTAAGTAAGCAATATTTCAATGGGGGCGGGCATAAAAACGCCAGCGGGGGCAAAATTGAGGGCTTTAAAGAAAGTTTTAGCTACTATGACATCAAGGAGCAGTTAGAAAAGGTGTTTCACAAGGAAAAGGCAGCTGATTATAGTTTCTTTGGGAATCGCTTCGAATTCTAA